The Streptomyces liliiviolaceus sequence GGCGAGGGATGCGCGCCCTTGACGACGATGTGCCGCTCCTCGTCGATGAGCGGCAGCTTCTTCTGCGCGTAGTTGCCCCACAGGACGAACACCGCCGGGTCGGGCCGCTCGGCCACGGCCCGGATCACCGCGTCCGTGAACTTCTCCCAGCCCTTGCCCTTGTGCGAGTTCGCCTCTCCGGAGCGGACCGTCAGCACCGCGTTGAGCAGCAGGACGCCCTGCTCGGCCCACGGCATCAGATAGCCGTTGTCCGGCACCGGGTGGCCCAGCTCCTCCTTCATCTCCTTGTAGATGTTGCGCAAGGAGGGCGGCGTCTTCACACCGGGCCGGACCGAGAAGCACAGGCCGTGGCCCTGACCCTCGCCGTGGTACGGGTCCTGGCCGAGGACGAGCACCTTCACGCGCTCGTACGGAGTCGCGTCGAGCGCGGCGAAGACCTCGTCGCGCGGCGGATAGACGGGCCCCTTCTCGCGCTCCTCCTCGACGAACTCGGTCAGCTCCTTGAAGTAGGGCTTCTGCAGCTCTTCGCCCAGGACGCCGCGCCAGGACTCGGGCAGCATGGCGGTGTCGGTCACGTGAACTTCCTTACGGGTGCGGTTGTTTCCGGTCCTCAGAACCTACCGCCGCCCACTGACAATCGGCCGGGCTCCCGGCCGGCTCCCCCGCTACCAGCTGGGCTTGCGGGACAGCTCCCACACCATCATGATCGTCGACGGGTCGATGGACCGCTCGACGCCGGAGATCTCCTCACTGGCGGCGATGTACTGCTTGCCCTGCCAGAGAGGGAGCAGCCGCGCGTCGTCCACGAGGATGTTCTGCGCCTTCTCGAACTGCTCGACGACGTCCCCGCGGTCGGTCCGCCGGCGCGACTCCGGCAGCAGGACGTCGGTGATCTCGGGCGACTTGTAGGGCGTACCGAGCGCGTTCTGCTCGCCGACGAACGGGGCGATGAAGTTCTCGGCGTCGGGGAAGTCGGGGAACCAGCCACGGCCGAACACGGGGTACTCGCCCTTGCGGTAACCGGCCTCGTACGTCTTCCAGGGGCGGCCCTTGACGGTGACGCTGAACAGGCCGGTCTCGTTGAGCTGCCGCCTCAGCTCCTCGAACTCGGGCTTGGTCATGGAGCCGTACCGGTCCGTCGTGTACCAGAGGGTGAGCGGTACGCGCTCGGAGATGCCCGCCTCCAGGAGGATCTGCCGGGCCTTGGAGGTACTGGGGCTGCCGTAGTCGTCGAAGAATCCGGTGGTGTGGCCGGCCAGTCCGCTCGGGACCATGGAGTACAGCGGCTCGACGGTGTCCTTGTAGATGCTGTGGGCGATGGCCGGCCGGTCGACGACCTGTGCGACGGCCTTGCGGACCGCCGCCTTCCTGGCCCACGGGTCCTTGGGGTTGAACACCAGGTAGCGGATCTCGGTGCCCGCGCCCTCCACCAGCTGGATGTCGTCCTTGCCGCGCCGGTCCTCCAGGGCGACGACGTCCTTGGCGGCGAGTCCGCGGAGGGTGACGTCGATCTTCCGGTCCTTCAGGGCGCCCACCATCTCGTCCGAGTCCTGGAAGTACCGGATGGTGACGGCGCTGTTCTGGCGGTCGGCGGAGCCCTTGTAGTTGCCGTTGCGGACGAGCCGGGCCTCCTGCCCCTCCTCGTACGACTCCAGGCTGTACGGTCCCGACCCCGTGACCTCGCTGTCCTCGCGCAGGGCGTCGGCCGGGTACTCCTCGGGGTCGACGATCGACATGGCGGGTGTGGCGAGCACGAACGGGAAGGTGGCGTCCGGCTTGTTGAGGCGGAAGACGACCTCGTCCGTCCCCTTCGTCTCGACCCGTGCCAGGCTGCCGAGCAGGCCCGCGGGGCCGCCGTCCACGGCGATCTTGCGGATGCGGTCGATGGAGTGCTTCACGGCCTCGGCGTCGAGCGCGTGCCCGTCGGAGAAGGACAGCCCCTCCCGCAGCTTGCAGCTGTACGTGCGGTTCGAGTTGTCGGTGAAGCGGCAGCTCTCGGCGGCGTCCGGCTCGGGCGCGGACGCGCCGGCCGGGTAGCTGAGGAGGGTCTGGTAGATGTTGCGGAACAGCTCCCACGACCCGTCCCAGGACGCGGCGGGGTCGAGGGTGCTGGGTGCGCTGGTCGTGCCCACGATGATCGGACCCTCGCCCTCGGCCGAGTCCGAGGAGAACACTCCGCACCCCGTGACCAGGGATATGGAGGTGATGGACGCGATCACCGACAAGTGCCGCAGAGACCGGTTCCGCTTCAACACGCGCACGCTCCTCGATGAGCCCCGCCAAAGTGGGCAGGACCATATCGCAGTGCCCCGCCCGTCAAACGGCTCTGACGGCGGGGCACTTGACGTGCACGAACATCATTTGTTCGATTTTTTTCGGCTCTGCGACTCTTGTTTGGAATCTGTGCGGAACATATCCGCTTTCCGCATGAATTTTCCGTGTGGAAAACCCGTGTACGACGCAGGGTTTAAAACGCCGAATTTATTGTCGTCACCGGTCAGGACACTCCCGCGTTGAGGAAGATCCCGCCGTCGACCACGAGCGTCTGCCCGGTGATCCAGTCCGACTGCTCCGAGGTGAGGAACGCCGCGGCGCCCCCGATGTCGGAGGGGACCCCCAGCCGGCCGAGCGGGTACGCCGAGGCGACCTCCTCCTCGCGGCCCTCGTACAGGGCCTGCGCGAACTTGGTCTTGACCACGGCGGGCGCGATCGAGTTGACGCGCACCAGCGGCGCGAACTCGTGCGCCAGCTGCAGGGACAGGTTGATCATCGCGGCCTTGCTCATGCCGTACGCGCCGATGAACGGCGAGGCCGAGACGCCCGCGAGCGAGGCGATGTTGACGATCGCGCCGCCGTTCGCGCTCTGCCACGCCTTCCACGTCTGCTGGGCGAAGCCGAGCGCGGAGACGACGTTGGTCTCGAACACCTTCCGCGCCACATTGAGGTCGAGGTCGGCGATCGGCCCGAACACCGGGTTCGTACCGGCGTTGTTGACCAGGAAGTCGACGCGGCCGAACGCCTCCATGGTGCGCTCGACGGCGACGGCCTGGTGGGCCTCGTCGTGGGCCTTGCCCGCGACGCCGATGACACGGTCGGCGCCGAGCTGCTCGACGGCCTCCTTGAGGGCGTCCTCGTTGCGGCCGGTGATGCACACCCGGTCGCCACGGGCGAGCAGCGCCTGCGCGACGCCGTAGCCGATGCCGCGGCTGGCGCCGGTGACGAGGGCGACCTTGCCCGAGAGTTCCACAGTGGTCATGTCCCTGTCCCCAGTCCTAGTTGAGCGGTCCGCCGGCGACGTACAGCACCTGGCCGGAGACGAATCCGGCGGCGTCGCCCGTGAAGAAGGCGATCGCGTTGGCGATGTCGTCCGGGTTGCCCACGCGCTGGACCGGGATCTGGGTGGCGGCCGCGGCCTGGAACTCCTCGAAGCCCATGCCGACGCGCTCGGCGGTCGCGGCGGTCATGTCCGTCACGATGAAGCCGGGCGCCACGGCGTTCGCGGTGACGCCGAACTTGCCGAGCTCGAAGGCGAGGGTCTTGGTGAAGCCCTGCAGACCGGCCTTGGCGGCGGAGTAGTTGACCTGGCCGCGGTTGCCGAGCGCCGAGGACGAGGAGAGGTTGACGACCCGGCCGAACTTGGCCTCCACCATGTACTTCTGGACGGCCCGCGTCATCAGGAAGGAGCCGCGCAGGTGCACGTTCAGGACCGTGTCCCAGTCGGACACGCTCATCTTGAACAGCAGGTTGTCGCGGAGCACGCCCGCGTTGTTCACCAGGATCGTCGGCGCCCCGAGCTCCTGGGCGACCCGCGCCACGGCGGCCTCGACCTGCGCCTCGTCGGAGACGTCGGCGCCCACCGCGATCGCCCTGCCGCCGGCGGCGGTGATCTTCTCGACGGTGTCCTTGCACGCGGCCTCGTCGAGGTCGATCACCGCGACGGCACGGCCCTCGGCGGCCAGTCGTACGGCGGTCGCGGCGCCGATGCCGCGCGCGGCACCGGTGACTACGGCGACGCGCTGCTCAGTGGTGGACATTGCTGGTTCTCCTCGCCCTTGGGGAAGCCCTTGAACGGTACACCCCACTGGTGAGCGACCGCTTAGTACCTTCAACGGACGAGACGCTAGAAGCCTTGGCACCCAGTGTCAACGGCACACCGCGCCCATGTGATCCATTACCTGGCCCGGAGGTGGCCCGTCCCCGGCGGAAAGGTGATGCCTCACCTGACGAGCAGGTCGAGCAGGCGTGCCGTCTCGGCCTCGGGATCGGCGGTGAGTCCGGTGTGGACGGGCCCCGGCTGCACGACCGTGGAGCGGGGCGCGATCAGCCAGCGGAAGCGGCGTCCGGCGTCGTCGCCCGCGGCCTGCCCGGCCGCCGCGCCCCCGGCGCAGACCCCCTCGACGGCCCGCAGCGCGGCCCGTACGCCGGGCGCGTCCGCCGCCGGGTCGAGCGCGAGCAGCTTGGTCTCGTCGAGATGGGTGCGGGCGGCCACGAAGGAGTGCGCGCGGCAGTACACGAGCACGCCCGCGTTGAAGTACTCCCCCCGCTCGACGCGCGGCACGACGCGCAGCACCGCGTACTCGTAGACGACCCGGTCGGCGGCGTCCACGACGTCGCCCCCACGGCTTTCCCGGCCGTCGCGCTCGCTCACTTCGTGCCCTTCCGGATGCCGATGCCACTGACGTTACTGGTACCGCTGGTACCACTGGTTCCGCTGGTTCCGCCCTGGAGGCGGATGCGCTCGTGGATGGTGGCGGCGCGGGCGAGGAGCGGCCGCGCATACGCCTGCCGGAGCGCGTCGGCCGAGTCGAAGCCGGGCTCGTCCTTCAGCCACTCCTCGGGGATCGCGGCGGTCACCTCGGCGAGCAGGTCCTCCGTGACGCGCGGCCCCAACTCCGCGGCGGCGGCCGGGATGTCGGGCCCGAAGGGGGCGAGGGCGTGGTCGGTGGCGTCGTACGGCTTGGCCGCCGAGGCCTGTGTGCCCGGCCAGTTGTGGTGCCAGATCATGGTGGCGCCGTGGTCGATGAGCCACAGATCGCCGTCCCGGAACAGCATGTTGGGGTTGCGCCACGACCGGTCGACGTTGTTGACCAGCGCGTCGAACCAGACGACCTTCCCGGCTTCCTCCGGGCTCACCTCGTGGACGAGGGAGTCGAAGCCGATCGCTCGGGAGAGGAAGTCCATCCCGAGGTTCAGTCCGCCGCTCGACTTGAGCAACTCCTGCACCTGCGTGTCGGGTTCGCCGAGTCCGATGACCGGATCGAGCCCGATCGTGACGAGCCCCGGTACGCGCAGCCCCAGGCGCCGGGCGAGCTCACCGCAGACGACCTCCGCGACGAGGGTCTTGCGCCCCTGTCCGGCGCCGGTGAACTTCATGACGTACGTACCGAGGTCGTCGGCCTCGACGAGCCCCGGCAGCGAGCCGCCCTCACGCAGGGGCGTGATGTAGCGGGTCGCGGTGACTTCTGTCAGCATTTCCCCAGGTTATAGGGGCTGCGGCAGCCGCCCTCCGGAGGCTCCCCGATCCCGGTGGCCGGAGCCCCGCGCGTAGCTGCGGTCAAAATAGCCGACGGTATCGGGGTGTTCGACAACTATCATGCCTTCGGCGGAGACCCCGGTCAGACCTTCCTGGACCTCCGGTCCGACCGCGCACGCGAGTACGAGAACTTCGCGGGGACGCACGGCTGGAAGACCGCCGACGTGAGCGCCGCCTCGGAGTCGGTGACGGCTTCCGCTTCCGCTTCCGCTTCCGAGAAGGTGACACACGCTCTCCTCGCCGCGGCGGCGCGATGACGCGGCCGTAGGGAACTCACTCCCGGGCGACCGGGACAGCTCTCCCGGTGAGCCCTGAGCGCTGAGCGACGGGACCGGCCGGGGTCGAGCCGGCGCCCGGCCGCGTATGAATCCATCCTCCCGAAGGGAACCCCTGTGCCCGTGACCGCCGAAGACCTGCCCCTGCAGTTCGCCCGGACGAAGCGTTTCTCCCTCGGTGTGCCGCGCGGTTTCACCGTCTCGCCCGACGGCGAGCGTGTGCTCTTCGTGCGTACCGCGAGCGGCCGCTCCACGACGAGCCTGCTCTGGCTGTACGAGACCGGCGGGGAACGGACGCTCGCCGACCCGCTCGCCCTCGGCGACAGCAGCGACGCCGGCGAGGTCCCGGAGGCCGAACGGATCCGCCGCGAACGGGCCCGCGAGACCAGCGCCGGAATCGTCTCGTACGCCACCGACGCGGCCGTCCGCCTGGTCGCGTTCGCCCTCGCGGGCGCCCTGTGGACCGTACGCACCGACGAGGGCGTCCCCCGCCGGATCCCCACGGCGGGCCCGGTCGTCACCCCGCGCCCCAGCCCCGACGGCACACACATCGCGTACGTGAGCGGGGGCACCCTGCGTGTCGTACGCGCCGACGGCACCGGTGACCGCGCACTGGCCGGGCCGGAGGACCCGGAGGTCACCTACGGGCTCTCCGACCACGTGTCGGCCGAGTCGCTGGACCGCGCACGGTCCTTCTGGTGGTCGCCGGACGGGGACGCGCTGCTGGTGGTGCGGGTCGACAACTCGCCCGTACAGCAGTGGTACATCGGCGATCCGGCGCACCCCGGGCGTCCCCCGCGCGCGATCCGGTACCCGGCCGCGGGCACCGCCAACGCACGACTGTCCCTGCACGTCGTGGGCCTCGACGGCGGTCGCGTCGACGTGGACCTTCCCAAGGAGGCCGTGTCGCATCCGGGCGGGGAGTGGACCGACCCGGCCTTCGAGTACCTCGCGCAGGCGGACTGGGGCGCGGCCGGGCCCCTCGCCGTCGTACAGACCCGCGACCAGCGTTCGGCGTACGTGCTGAGCATCGATCCGGCGACCGGAGCGACCACGACGCTGCACCACCTGACGGACGCCGCCTGGCTGGAGTTCGTCCCCGGAACTCCCGCCTCCACCGCGGCCACCGGTCTCGTCCTCACCACCCAGGAGGGGACCCGCGGACTGCGGATGACCGGAACCGGGGTCCGTACACCGCAGGGCATGTACGTCCACGAACTGCTCGGTGCGGCGGGCGGGCGGCTCTACTTCATGGCCGCCGAGGAGCCGACCGAGGCGCACGTGTGGTCGTACGACCCGGAGAACGGCTTCGCCCGGCTGACCGACGAGCCGGGCGTGCACCACGCCGCCGTCGGAGGCGGCACCGTCGTGCTGGACAGTTCGACGCTCGACGGGCAGACGGTGACCGTGCTGCGGGACGGCGTCCCGGCCGGGCGGATCGAAGTACTGGCCGAACGCCCCGTGACCCGGCCGCGCCCCCGCTTCCTGACGCTCGGCGCACGCGCACTGCGCGCGGCACTGTATCTGCCGACGTCGTACGAGCCCGGGGCATCGGAGCCGGAGTCGGAGCGGGAGTCGCAGCTGGACCCGGAGATGGACTCGGACCGGGCCGCGGACCGTCGGGGCCGTCTCCCGGTGATCGTGCACTCCTACTCCGGGCCGGGAATGCAGACGGTCGTGAAGGCGACCAGGTGGCACCACGCCGTGAACCAGTGGTTCGCCGATCAGGGGTTCGCGGTGCTGTCGGTCGACGGGCGCGGCACTCCGGGGCGCGACCGGGCCTGGGAGACGGCCATCCACGGCGACCAGCTGATGCCGGTCGTCGAGGACCAGGCCGACGCCGTACGCGCCGCCGCGGAGCTCTTCCCGGAACTGGACACGGGCCGGGTGGCCATCCGCGGCTGGTCCTTCGGCGGCTATCTCGCGGCGGGAGCCGTACTGCACCGGCCCGATGTGTTCCACGCCGCCGTCGCGGGCGCTGCGCCGACCGATCTGCGGCTGTACGACACGCACTGGAAGGAGCGCTACCTGGGGCATCCGGACGTACAACCGGACCACTACGACCGGTGCTCACTGGTGGCGCACGCCCATAAACTCACGCGCCCCTTGAAGCTCGTCCATGGGATGGCCGACGACAATGTGTTCCCGGCACATATGTTGCGGTTCTCGGCGGCCCTGCTGGCGGCCGGTCGGCCCCACAGCGTGCTCCCATTGGCAGGCGCGACTCATCTGGTGGCACAGGAAGGCGTGATAGACACCCTGCTCCGAATGGATCTCGATTTCATCAAGAAGTCGCTCGATCTCCGGACCGCCTGAACCATGCGGGTGACGTGCCCGTACACCTAGTCGGATCGACGCACATCCACGCAAACGCACAACCTTGCATTTGCACACTTGTACCTCTGCACACCTGCACATCTGTGGAAGGGACCGCCACTATGTCCAGCGAATCGCTTCAGCCTGCTCCGGCACTCTGTCGTCGCACCGTCCTGGCAGCGTTGGGCGGGGCCGGGCTGGCCGCCGCACTGACCGCCTGCGGGGGCTCCGACGACTCGTCGTCCGGCACCTCCTCGAACTCCTCCTCCGACGCGTCGACCGGATCCGCCGGCGGTACGGCACTCGCCAAGACCACCGACATCCCGGAGGGCGGCGGGAAGGTCTTCGCCGACCAGTCCGTGGTGGTCACCCAGCCGACGGCAGGCGAGTTCAAGGCCTTCTCCACGGTGTGCCCGCACCAGCAGCAGCGCGTGAACAGCGTGGACAACGGCCTCATCACCTGCCCCGCCCACGGCAGCCAGTTCAGCGTCGCGGACGGCGCCGTCAAGAAGGGGCCCGCGACCAGCGGCCTGACCGCCGCCAACATCAAGGTGAGCGGGGACTCGATCACGCTCGCCTGACCCGGCGGGGCCGTTTGAAGCAGGTCAGCACGTCGTCCGTGGTGGTGATGGTGGCCACCAGGGCGAGCGTGTTGCGGATCATCGCGGGGGTGTAGTCCGAGGGCACACCCGCGATGGCGTCCCCCGGGACCACGGCGGTGTAGCCGCGGTTCACGGCGTCGAACACCGTGTTGGGCACGGCCACATTGGCGGAGACACCGGTCACGACGAGCGTGCGGCAGCCCAGATTGCGCAGCAGCGCGTCGACGTCGGTGCCCGCGAGGGGCGACAGACCGTGCAGGCGGCGTACGACGAGGTCCTCCGCGGCGACCTCCACGGGCGGCGCGACCCGGACCGCCGTACTGCCGGCCAGTTGCTGCACCGGGAGCCGTTCGGCCGCGCGGAACAGCCGGGCGTTGTGGTTGGCGCCGCGGCCGTCCGGGCGGCGCTCGGCGACCGCGTGCATCACCTGTACGCCGCTCTCGTGGGCCGCGGCCACCAGGCGTGCGATCCGGTCCAGCACTCCCGACGAACGGGCCTCCCTGGCGAGTTCCGGCAGCGCGCTGTCCGGGCCGACGACACCCTGCTGGCACTCGACGGTCAGCAGCACCGTGGTCGCGGGATCGAGGAGTTCGCTGAGCGCTTCGTACGACGGCATGGCTTCCCCTGTCGCGAACGGTCTTCCCGGTCCGCCCGAACCAGGTCGGTACGACCGGCGGTGGCGGGCGAGCGTAACCACCATTGCGTACGGACGGAAGACGACCCATGCTTTCCTGACGCGGCATCAGACACCGCGCAGGAGTAGTCGTCACCGTCGGAGAAGAGGGAACTGCATGGCCGCCACTCAGCGCCGGGGACGAAGAATCATGATGACGCCCGAGGAGCTGGACGAGTTCCTGACCACCCAGCGCACATGCCGCGTCGCGACCGTCTCCGCGGACGGCGCCCCGCATGTCAGCACGCTCTGGTTCGTCTGGGACGGCAAGTCGCTCTGGCTGTACTCGATCACGCGCAGCAAGCGATGGGCCGACCTGCGCCGCGATCCGCGGGTGGCCGTGGTCGTGGACACCGGCGAGGAGTACGACCAGTTGCGGGGCGTGGAGCTGTCGGGCTCGGTCGAGTTCGTCGGCGAGGTGCCGCGCACGGGTGAACCCTGCCCCGAACTCGATTCCGTGGAGCGGCTGTTCGCCCGCAAGAACTTCGGTGTGGACGAGCTGCCGCACGACGGCAGACATGCCTGGATGCGCCTGACGCCCGAGGCGACGGCCTCCTGGGACTTCCGCAAGATCGCCGACCTGTGACAGGGGGAGGGTCTTGGCGGACCGGTGACAGCCTGTGACATTGGAGGCGGCGCGGGAGCCGACAGGGCCGGTGAGGGCGGACCCTGTCGTCGTCCGTGGCATGCCACCCGTACGCCGCCTCACCCGTACGCCGCCCCCGCCGTCCGCAGCGCGTCCGCCACCGCTCTGATCGAGGGGCGACGGTCGGCGTCCGCCCGCCACACCGCGTACACGTGTCTGGTGACCCGGTGCCGCACCGGGACCGTCCGCACCCCCGCCGGCACCGGACCGCGCCCGAGTCTGGGCGCGACACACACACCCAGCCCCGCCGCGACCAGGGCGAGCTGGGTGTGATGCTCCTCCGCGCGGTGGGCGATCACCGGCTCGATCCCCTTGCCCCGCAGGGTGAAGAGCAGCCACTCATGACAGAACTCGCCCTCCTCCCAGGCGATCCACTCGTCCTCTGCGAAGTCCTCCAGATCCACCTCCGGGCGATCGGCGAGGCGGTGATCCGCGGGCATCGCCACATCGGCGGGGTCGTCGAGGAGCGAGGCCTTGACCAGTCCCTCGGTCAGGGGCAGCGGCCTGTTGTACCAGTCGAGCACCACCGCCAGATCGATGTCGCCGCGCAGCACCCCGGCCACCCCGTCCTCCGGCTCCAGCTCGCGTGAGCGGACACGCAGTCCGGGATGCTCGGCGCGCAGCGTGGCCAGGGCCGCGGGGAACAGCCCGCGCGCGGCCGTGGGGAACGCGGACAGCCGCAGCTCCCCCACCACCTGCCCGCGCTGTGCCTCCAGATCGGACTGGGCGAGCTCGACCTGGGACAGGATCCGGGCGGCATGGTCGGCGAGCAACCGCCCGGCGTCGGTCAGGCGCACCCCCCGCCCGTTCTTCGCGAGCAGCTGCTGCCCCACTTCGCGCTCCAGCTTGGACATCTGCTGGGAGACCGCCGAGGTCGTCACATGCAGCCCGTCGGCCGCGCCGCCGACCGAGCCGTGGCGGGCGAGGGCGTCGAGAGTACGCAGCCGCTCCAGATTCAACATGTAAGCGATGCTACGCGATACCGGACCAAAAGTCTCGCTTGTTCTAATAGATTGCTTCAGCCAGGGTGAGACGCATGAGCGCCCCGACCGAGCCCCGCACGCCCCTCCTCGCCGCACCCATCACCCCCTCGCCCCCGCCCCGCCCGGCTCTCGGCTGGCGTCTGCGTTTCGGCGCCCTCTCCCTCGTCTGGGG is a genomic window containing:
- the ung gene encoding uracil-DNA glycosylase, whose product is MTDTAMLPESWRGVLGEELQKPYFKELTEFVEEEREKGPVYPPRDEVFAALDATPYERVKVLVLGQDPYHGEGQGHGLCFSVRPGVKTPPSLRNIYKEMKEELGHPVPDNGYLMPWAEQGVLLLNAVLTVRSGEANSHKGKGWEKFTDAVIRAVAERPDPAVFVLWGNYAQKKLPLIDEERHIVVKGAHPSPLSAKKFFGSRPFTQIDEAIAKQGHEPIDWRIPNLG
- a CDS encoding ABC transporter substrate-binding protein, whose amino-acid sequence is MLKRNRSLRHLSVIASITSISLVTGCGVFSSDSAEGEGPIIVGTTSAPSTLDPAASWDGSWELFRNIYQTLLSYPAGASAPEPDAAESCRFTDNSNRTYSCKLREGLSFSDGHALDAEAVKHSIDRIRKIAVDGGPAGLLGSLARVETKGTDEVVFRLNKPDATFPFVLATPAMSIVDPEEYPADALREDSEVTGSGPYSLESYEEGQEARLVRNGNYKGSADRQNSAVTIRYFQDSDEMVGALKDRKIDVTLRGLAAKDVVALEDRRGKDDIQLVEGAGTEIRYLVFNPKDPWARKAAVRKAVAQVVDRPAIAHSIYKDTVEPLYSMVPSGLAGHTTGFFDDYGSPSTSKARQILLEAGISERVPLTLWYTTDRYGSMTKPEFEELRRQLNETGLFSVTVKGRPWKTYEAGYRKGEYPVFGRGWFPDFPDAENFIAPFVGEQNALGTPYKSPEITDVLLPESRRRTDRGDVVEQFEKAQNILVDDARLLPLWQGKQYIAASEEISGVERSIDPSTIMMVWELSRKPSW
- a CDS encoding SDR family oxidoreductase; this encodes MTTVELSGKVALVTGASRGIGYGVAQALLARGDRVCITGRNEDALKEAVEQLGADRVIGVAGKAHDEAHQAVAVERTMEAFGRVDFLVNNAGTNPVFGPIADLDLNVARKVFETNVVSALGFAQQTWKAWQSANGGAIVNIASLAGVSASPFIGAYGMSKAAMINLSLQLAHEFAPLVRVNSIAPAVVKTKFAQALYEGREEEVASAYPLGRLGVPSDIGGAAAFLTSEQSDWITGQTLVVDGGIFLNAGVS
- the fabG gene encoding 3-oxoacyl-ACP reductase FabG, which encodes MSTTEQRVAVVTGAARGIGAATAVRLAAEGRAVAVIDLDEAACKDTVEKITAAGGRAIAVGADVSDEAQVEAAVARVAQELGAPTILVNNAGVLRDNLLFKMSVSDWDTVLNVHLRGSFLMTRAVQKYMVEAKFGRVVNLSSSSALGNRGQVNYSAAKAGLQGFTKTLAFELGKFGVTANAVAPGFIVTDMTAATAERVGMGFEEFQAAAATQIPVQRVGNPDDIANAIAFFTGDAAGFVSGQVLYVAGGPLN
- a CDS encoding DUF3037 domain-containing protein, which gives rise to MSERDGRESRGGDVVDAADRVVYEYAVLRVVPRVERGEYFNAGVLVYCRAHSFVAARTHLDETKLLALDPAADAPGVRAALRAVEGVCAGGAAAGQAAGDDAGRRFRWLIAPRSTVVQPGPVHTGLTADPEAETARLLDLLVR
- a CDS encoding HipA family kinase, with product MLTEVTATRYITPLREGGSLPGLVEADDLGTYVMKFTGAGQGRKTLVAEVVCGELARRLGLRVPGLVTIGLDPVIGLGEPDTQVQELLKSSGGLNLGMDFLSRAIGFDSLVHEVSPEEAGKVVWFDALVNNVDRSWRNPNMLFRDGDLWLIDHGATMIWHHNWPGTQASAAKPYDATDHALAPFGPDIPAAAAELGPRVTEDLLAEVTAAIPEEWLKDEPGFDSADALRQAYARPLLARAATIHERIRLQGGTSGTSGTSGTSNVSGIGIRKGTK
- a CDS encoding S9 family peptidase, yielding MTAEDLPLQFARTKRFSLGVPRGFTVSPDGERVLFVRTASGRSTTSLLWLYETGGERTLADPLALGDSSDAGEVPEAERIRRERARETSAGIVSYATDAAVRLVAFALAGALWTVRTDEGVPRRIPTAGPVVTPRPSPDGTHIAYVSGGTLRVVRADGTGDRALAGPEDPEVTYGLSDHVSAESLDRARSFWWSPDGDALLVVRVDNSPVQQWYIGDPAHPGRPPRAIRYPAAGTANARLSLHVVGLDGGRVDVDLPKEAVSHPGGEWTDPAFEYLAQADWGAAGPLAVVQTRDQRSAYVLSIDPATGATTTLHHLTDAAWLEFVPGTPASTAATGLVLTTQEGTRGLRMTGTGVRTPQGMYVHELLGAAGGRLYFMAAEEPTEAHVWSYDPENGFARLTDEPGVHHAAVGGGTVVLDSSTLDGQTVTVLRDGVPAGRIEVLAERPVTRPRPRFLTLGARALRAALYLPTSYEPGASEPESERESQLDPEMDSDRAADRRGRLPVIVHSYSGPGMQTVVKATRWHHAVNQWFADQGFAVLSVDGRGTPGRDRAWETAIHGDQLMPVVEDQADAVRAAAELFPELDTGRVAIRGWSFGGYLAAGAVLHRPDVFHAAVAGAAPTDLRLYDTHWKERYLGHPDVQPDHYDRCSLVAHAHKLTRPLKLVHGMADDNVFPAHMLRFSAALLAAGRPHSVLPLAGATHLVAQEGVIDTLLRMDLDFIKKSLDLRTA
- a CDS encoding Rieske (2Fe-2S) protein; protein product: MSSESLQPAPALCRRTVLAALGGAGLAAALTACGGSDDSSSGTSSNSSSDASTGSAGGTALAKTTDIPEGGGKVFADQSVVVTQPTAGEFKAFSTVCPHQQQRVNSVDNGLITCPAHGSQFSVADGAVKKGPATSGLTAANIKVSGDSITLA
- a CDS encoding cysteine hydrolase — translated: MPSYEALSELLDPATTVLLTVECQQGVVGPDSALPELAREARSSGVLDRIARLVAAAHESGVQVMHAVAERRPDGRGANHNARLFRAAERLPVQQLAGSTAVRVAPPVEVAAEDLVVRRLHGLSPLAGTDVDALLRNLGCRTLVVTGVSANVAVPNTVFDAVNRGYTAVVPGDAIAGVPSDYTPAMIRNTLALVATITTTDDVLTCFKRPRRVRRA
- a CDS encoding pyridoxamine 5'-phosphate oxidase family protein yields the protein MAATQRRGRRIMMTPEELDEFLTTQRTCRVATVSADGAPHVSTLWFVWDGKSLWLYSITRSKRWADLRRDPRVAVVVDTGEEYDQLRGVELSGSVEFVGEVPRTGEPCPELDSVERLFARKNFGVDELPHDGRHAWMRLTPEATASWDFRKIADL
- a CDS encoding LysR family transcriptional regulator, with the translated sequence MLNLERLRTLDALARHGSVGGAADGLHVTTSAVSQQMSKLEREVGQQLLAKNGRGVRLTDAGRLLADHAARILSQVELAQSDLEAQRGQVVGELRLSAFPTAARGLFPAALATLRAEHPGLRVRSRELEPEDGVAGVLRGDIDLAVVLDWYNRPLPLTEGLVKASLLDDPADVAMPADHRLADRPEVDLEDFAEDEWIAWEEGEFCHEWLLFTLRGKGIEPVIAHRAEEHHTQLALVAAGLGVCVAPRLGRGPVPAGVRTVPVRHRVTRHVYAVWRADADRRPSIRAVADALRTAGAAYG